A part of Xenopus tropicalis strain Nigerian chromosome 4, UCB_Xtro_10.0, whole genome shotgun sequence genomic DNA contains:
- the cenpm gene encoding centromere protein M, with translation MATLRPFDKMPMLNAAALLLVGTEESHREQLASAMLKEPKTFEVKIHMAQSLPLPYEREHLRPRFDMVVFLINLHSQFSLSTVLASLTHLDVNFFLGKVCFVAIGGGQVKHCMVDIATVKKLADTHLSTLLFSEFDSEDDVTCTARRLLQMVQICAGLVPGISALYLGSFMNSTLQTDQF, from the exons ATGGCGACACTCAGACCGTTCGATAAAATGCCTATGCTTAACGCCGCTGCATTACTG TTAGTGGGGACAGAAGAAAGTCATAGAGAACAGCTGGCAAGTGCTATGTTGAAAGAGCCAAAAACCTTTGAAGTAAAGAT TCACATGGCACAATCACTCCCACTGCCTTATGAAAGGGAACACTTACGCCCCCGGTTTGATATGGTGGTCTTTCTGATCAACCTGCACAGCCAGTTCAG CCTCTCCACTGTTCTTGCATCTCTCACACATTTAGATGTTAACTTCTTTCTTGGGAAAGTGTGTTTTGTTGCCATTGGAG GTGGCCAAGTGAAACACTGTATGGTTGATATAGCCACAGTAAAGAAGCTTGCTGACACACACCTAAGCACCCTGCTTTTTTCTGAGTTTGAT AGCGAAGATGATGTGACCTGTACAGCGCGGAGGCTGCTGCAGATGGTTCAGATTTGTGCAGGATTGGTTCCTGGTATCTCTGCGCTGTATCTAGGGTCATTTATGAATAGCACTTTACAGACAGACCAGTTTTAG